From one Rhodamnia argentea isolate NSW1041297 chromosome 1, ASM2092103v1, whole genome shotgun sequence genomic stretch:
- the LOC115748758 gene encoding extra-large guanine nucleotide-binding protein 3-like translates to MASDLEDERGTAWEQVLRKMLPAGAPLPDEDHLDYSIAVEYEGPPVLYDVPRVDPVEIAEPVSVRSPPLADLSAIPVAAPIAAKIPRFNRTRNGVPFKDSPVESQRASSVSKAQLEVENEVEGKSESLFSADLCALDTNNGEVGGENAEPRRAAVVTFTTPRDSEYSEEDEEEAHNSSSSPVSTAATESPAVAKKTPQKRGLCSRCGKGNRLKEREVCLVCNARYCGNCLLKAMGSMPEGRKCVSCIGEPIDEAKRSGLGKCSRILARVCSPLEVGQIMRAERECAANQLRPEQLVVNGRQLRQEELAEILGCPIPPQKLKPGKYWYDKDSGLWGKEGEKPDRIISSKLNVGGKLRVNASNGNTKVYMNGREIAKVELRVLKLANVQCPRDTHFWVYDDGSYEEEGQNNIKGNIWGKASTRFICSLLSLPVPPANPHGTKEDPSTNSGRSVPEYLEQGRVQKLLLFGLEGSGTSTIFKQAKFLYGNKFTPEELQNIKLMIQSNMYKYLSILLEGRERFEEETLMERQDATNVTEESASGEEEVHESQQCIYSINQRCKHFSDWLLDIMATGDLDAFFPAATREYAPRVDEVWKDPAIQETYKRREELNALPDVAKYFLDRAVEISSNEYEPSEKDILYAEGVTPSNGLTFIDFSFDDRSPMSELYSENFECPPSMTKYQLIRVNSKGLNEGCKWLEMFEDVRAVIFCIALSDYDQMWAQGAGPLCNKMMASRDLFESLVMHPSFRDTPFVLLLNKYDAFEGKIIHSPLSTCEWFTNFSPVKPHNNGQALAQQAYFYVAMKFKELYYSLSGRKLFVWQTRARERTSVDDAFKYIREVLKWDDEKDANTYGFVGDESFYSTEMSFSPHIRQE, encoded by the exons ATGGCCTCAGACCTCGAGGACGAGCGCGGGACCGCCTGGGAGCAAGTCCTCCGCAAAATGCTCCCCGCTGGCGCCCCCCTCCCCGACGAGGACCACCTCGACTACTCCATCGCCGTCGAGTACGAGGGCCCTCCGGTGCTCTACGACGTGCCCCGCGTCGATCCCGTCGAGATCGCCGAGCCCGTCTCCGTCCGATCCCCTCCCCTCGCCGATCTGTCAGCGATCCCCGTTGCCGCCCCGATCGCTGCGAAGATCCCCCGATTCAACCGCACGAGGAATGGCGTCCCCTTCAAGGACTCGCCAGTGGAGAGTCAACGAGCGTCCTCCGTCTCGAAAGCTCAGCTGGAAGTGGAGAATGAGGTTGAGGGCAAGAGCGAGAGCTTGTTCAGCGCGGACTTGTGTGCCCTAGATACGAATAACGGCGAGGTGGGAGGCGAGAATGCGGAGCCGAGGCGAGCTGCAGTGGTCACGTTCACTACGCCAAGGGACTCCGAGTACTCGGAGGAAGATGAGGAGGAAGCGCACAATTCGTCTTCCTCTCCAGTGTCGACTGCTGCCACCGAGTCACCGGCTGTCGCGAAGAAGACGCCACAGAAGCGAGGCCTGTGCAGTAGGTGTGGGAAGGGGAACAGATTGAAGGAGAGGGAGGTGTGCTTGGTTTGCAACGCGAGGTATTGCGGAAATTGCCTTTTGAAGGCGATGGGATCAATGCCTGAAGGTAGGAAGTGTGTGAGTTGCATTGGAGAGccaattgatgaagctaagcgGTCAGGTTTGGGGAAGTGTTCAAGGATTTTGGCGCGGGTGTGTAGTCCATTGGAGGTCGGGCAGATAATGAGGGCAGAAAGAGAGTGCGCAGCGAACCAGTTGCGGCCAGAGCAGCTTGTGGTGAATGGGAGGCAGTTGAGGCAGGAGGAATTGGCCGAGATTCTTGGGTGTCCGATTCCGCCGCAGAAGTTGAAGCCTGGGAAGTATTGGTATGATAAGGATTCTGGGTTATGGGGAAAG GAAGGAGAGAAACCTGATCGGATAATAAGTTCCAAACTTAACGTCGGGGGCAAGCTGCGGGTAAATGCAAGCAATGGGAATACGAAGGTTTATATGAATGGGCGTGAAATTGCAAAGGTGGAACTGAGGGTTTTGAAG CTGGCCAATGTGCAGTGCCCTCGTGATACTCATTTTTGGGTGTATGATGATGGTTCTTATGAGGAAGAAGGGCAAAATAATATAAAAGGGAACATATGGGGAAAG GCATCTACACGTTTCATTTGTTCGCTGTTGTCGTTACCTGTTCCGCCTGCAAATCCTCATGGGACTAAGGAAGATCCGTCGACCAACTCAGGTAGATCAGTGCCGGAATATTTGGAACAGGGAAGAGTTCAGAAACTGCTGTTGTTTGGTCTGGAGGGATCAGGAACAAGCACCATCTTTAAGCAG GCTAAATTTCTGTATGGCAATAAGTTTACTCCTGAAGAGCTGCAAAATATCAAGCTTATGATTCAAAGCAATATGTACAAATATCTCAGCATACTACTTGAAGGCCGAGAACGGTTTGAAGAGGAAACTTTGATGGAGAGACAGGATGCTACCAATGTAACCGAAGAGTCTGCATCAG GTGAGGAGGAAGTTCATGAAAGCCAGCAATGCATTTACTCAATCAACCAGAGGTGCAAACACTTCTCTGACTGGTTACTGGATATCATGGCAACTGGAGACTTGGATGCGTTCTTTCCTGCTGCAACACGTGAATATGCTCCTCGTGTTGATGAGGTCTGGAAAGACCCTGCCATCCAGGAAACATACAAGAGAAGAGAGGAACTAAATGCCCTTCCTGATGTTGCAAAGTACTTCTTAGACCGG GCCGTTGAGATATCAAGTAACGAGTATGAACCTTCTGAAAAGGATATCTTATATGCTGAAGGGGTCACACCAAGCAATGGACTCACCTTTATCGATTTCTCGTTCGATGATAGAAGTCCCATGTCTGAATTGTACAGTGAAAACTTTGAATGCCCCCCATCCATGACAAA GTACCAGCTGATTCGGGTAAACTCAAAAGGACTTAATGAGGGTTGTAAATGGCTGGAAATGTTCGAAGACGTGAGAGCAGTGATCTTCTGCATTGCATTGAGTGACTATGATCAGATGTGGGCCCAAGGTGCTGGTCCTCTCTGCAACAAAATGATGGCAAGCCGAGATTTATTTGAGAGTCTAGTGATGCACCCTTCGTTCAGAGACACTCCTTTCGTGCTTCTTCTGAACAAGTATGATGCTTTTGAAGGCAAGATAATCCATTCTCCCTTGTCAACTTGTGAATGGTTCACCAACTTCAGCCCCGTAAAGCCCCACAACAACGGTCAGGCGCTGGCTCAGCAAGCATACTTCTACGTGGCAATGAAGTTCAAGGAGCTGTATTATTCATTAAGCGGCAGAAAGTTATTTGTGTGGCAGACCAGAGCTCGGGAGCGTACTTCTGTTGACGACGCATTCAAATATATAAGAGAGGTGCTTAAATGGGATGACGAAAAGGATGCTAACACGTACGGCTTTGTGGGAGATGAGTCGTTCTATAGTACAGAAATGAGTTTCTCTCCTCATATAAGGCAAGAATAA